Proteins encoded by one window of Antechinus flavipes isolate AdamAnt ecotype Samford, QLD, Australia chromosome 4, AdamAnt_v2, whole genome shotgun sequence:
- the LOC127559145 gene encoding histone H4 encodes MSGRGKGGKGLGKGGAKRHRKVLRDNIQGITKPAIRRLARRGGVKRISGLIYEETRGVLKVFLENVIRDAVTYTEHAKRKTVTAMDVVYALKRQGRTLYGFGG; translated from the coding sequence ATGTCTGGTCGTGGAAAGGGAGGCAAGGGGCTTGGAAAGGGGGGTGCCAAGCGGCACAGGAAGGTGCTCCGGGATAACATCCAGGGCATCACCAAGCCCGCCATCCGCCGTCTGGCTCGGCGCGGGGGCGTCAAGCGTATCTCGGGGCTCATCTACGAGGAGACCCGCGGGGTGCTGAAGGTGTTCCTGGAGAACGTGATCCGGGACGCCGTCACCTACACCGAGCACGCCAAGAGGAAGACGGTCACCGCCATGGACGTGGTCTACGCCCTTAAGCGCCAGGGCCGCACTCTCTACGGCTTCGGCGGCTAA